A segment of the Nitrospina gracilis 3/211 genome:
CGCGCTCAAGAACAAGCTGATGGTGGTGTCGGATGAGATTTACGAGAAGATCGTGTTCGACGGTTTCGAGCACGTGAGCATTGCTTCATTCAGCGAGGAAATGAGGAAGAACACCGTCGTCATCAACGGCGCGTCGAAGTGCTTCGCCATGACCGGCTGGCGCATCGGTTACCTTGCGGCGGAAGCGGATATCGTGAAAGCCGTGAACAAAATCCAAGGGCAGAGCACGTCGAACCCCACCTCCATCGCACAGGCTGCGTGCGTGGAAGCGCTCACCGGAGCCAAGACGGAAACCGCCATCGCCAGCATGGTCGATGCGTTCACCCAGCGGCGCAATGTGCTGATGGACCGCTACGCGGCGATCGACGGAGTGAAGTGTTACAAACCGGTGGGGAGTTTCTACAGCTTCCCGGATTTCTCCGCGTACTACGGCAGGACGTATAAAGGAAAGACGCTGAACGGGTCGTTGGACATCGCCGACTTTCTCTTGGAAGAAGCGAAGGTGGCGGTGGTGCCGGGAATCGCTTTCGGCGCGGATGCCAACCAGCGCCTGTCCTTCGCCACCTCGCTGCAGAACATCGAAGAAGGTCTGGATCGGATTCAGAAGGCGTTGGGGTTGCTTTAGGCGACATGGCCCCGGCAAGCGGGCTATTGTTCCACCGGGCGTTGCCCGGCTCCCCTCCTTTTCAAGGAGGGGATTGAGGGGAGGTTACCGATACGCGGAATCAGCTTCCTCGATTCCGTTTTCACTTCTCGTCTTTTATTTTTTAGCCCCGTATTTAATCAGAAGATCCACCATTTCATTGTCTTCGCTTTCCACGGCAATATCCAAGGGGACTTTGTCTTCATAATCGGGTTTATTGATATCGGCTCCATGCTTTATCAATAAATTTACAATGGTCAATCTATTGGGGTATCCTTTTACAAACAAATAAGCGGCATGATGTAAAGAAGTGGCGCCAAATATATCCTGAATATTTGAATCTGCACCGCCTTTTAACAATAGTTGAACCATATCCAGGTTTCCAAGCCCAACAGCGTGATGAAGGGGTGTAGCTTTATGTGAATTCAGGGCATTCGCGTTCCCTCCATGCCGTAACAAAAGTTTTGCCATTTCAATATTCCCATCCCTACCTACTGAAAGATGCAAAGGTGTCTCTAGACTCTCCCCGTTCTCTCCAATTGCATTCACGTTCGCCCCATGCGTTAAAAGAAACTTAGCGATTTCATACTGGTTTTCCATTACAGCTACATGAAGTGGAGTGAACATATTCATGGTAACGGCATTTATATCTGCCCCTTCCCGCACCAGTTTTTTTACCTCTTTTAAGTTTCCCATTGCCACAGCCTCATGCAGTGGAATCGGTTCTTCACCGGATATTTCCCAGCCTGAAACCAGAGATTTTGTTGGCAAAATAAACTTTTCACCATCCGCAAAACCAAAGGAAGCCATGAACAGGTTCGAAATGAAAATGAGATAAAAGATTTGATTGTGCATCGTTACACCCCCACTTTATTCTAAAAGAAGGTGTGACTTTTGATGAAACTTTTAAATATATGTCGAGCAAAAAACCCTCAACCACAAAATCCTAAACACACATTGCCCGCTGGAATGTTTTCAAGGATAATTACACGGATGGAAACGGACTTGCTGGCACGCGGGAAGAAGGAGGCGCACCGAGTGCGGAGCGTCCCTAAAAACAGAAATTGCTTTCTGGATTTTAAGGCAAAAAAAATCCCGCCTGTTCGGGCGGGGTATTTTCTGATCAGATTCGCGTGAACCTAAGGTGTCGCTGAAGGGCAGGGGGGTGATGCGGACAGGGGGTCAGGAATTGCAGCCGTCGCCGTCGCAGGAATTCGGCGGCGTGTCGGCGGAAGGCAGTCCTCCCTGCTCCTTTTCCTTGTTGCGTTTCGCTTCCACCTCCAAGGCGCACTTGTAGGCGTGAAGCTTATCCTCGATCTTCGGCCGGCACCGTTTGGCCTTGCAGTTGCCGGTGCCCACGCGGATGGCCCGCCGGAGGGCCTCAAAAGACAGTGCTCCGTCCTGGATGGCTTTCATGATGGTGCCACCGGTTATACTTCTACAAATGCAGACTTTTTTGAAGTGATCGACCCAGTCGGTTTCGGTCTTGAGGGTCATATTTTCCTCGCCATGTGATTCGCAGTTTGTCATTATATCTTGGTTTTAACGTAAGTTAACCCTTTTTTTCAAAAGGTGTCGATGAAGGTTTTCGGCCTCGCCGCGGCCACCGGGGTGCTCCTCGCTTGTTCCTTCCCCCGCATGGACTGGGAATTCCTTGCCTGGGGGGCGCTCATCCCCTTGTTTTTCGCGGTTTTCGGCCAGACGCCGAAGCGCGCCGCCCTGCTGGGATTCACCGCCGGAATGGTGTTTTACGGCATCAGTTTGAGCTGGGTGACGAACACTTTAGTCAACTACGGAAACATCCCGACCGTGATTGCCTGGCCCATCCTTTTTCTGCTGGCCGGGTATCTTAGCGCCTACATGGCGCTTTTCTGTTTTCTGACAGTCCAGCTCAGCCGCAACCACCCGCTTTACTTCATCGCGCTGCCCCCCTTTCTGTGGACGGCGCTGGAATACCTGCGCTCCACCCATCTGGAGTACGGCTTCTCCTGGCAGGGGCTGGGCTACTCGCAATACCTGAACCTGCCCGTCCTGCAGATGGCCGACCTCACCGGCGTCTATGGCATCTCGTTTCTGATCGTCGGGGTCAACGCCTGCCTGTTCTACGTGTTCCATCCGCGCCTGCGCAAAGAAACGCCGTGGAGCCGCTACCGCACGCACGTGTCGGTGACCATGTTCAGCGTCTATGCGCTGGTGATCGCTTACGGTTGGTCGGTGATGAACGCGCACGAAGAAAAACCCGTCAAGCCGTTGAAAGTGGCCATGGTGCAGGGCAACATCCCGCAGCAGATGAAATGGGACCCGCAGTACAAGCAGGAGATCCTGAACACCTACCGCGAGCTCACGGTGAAGGCGGCGGTGAGCGGTCCGGACTTCATCGTGTGGCCGGAGGCGGTGACCCCGTTTTATTTTCTGAACGATCTTGAGGGCACCACGGCGGTCGTGACACTGGCCGACGAACTGGACACGCCGCTTCTCTTCGGCAGTCCCCGCGCGGAACAGCAGGGCGGCAAATGGGTCTCCTACAACAGCGCGTACCTGCTGTCCGGGGACGGCAACATCAAAGGTCGTTACGACAAGATTCACCTGGTGCCGTTCGGCGAGTTCATCCCGTGGCAGTCGGTGCTGTTCTTCCTCGACAAGATGGTGGTGGGCATCGGCGACTTCGGCCGCGGTGAAGAGGCGATGGTGTTCAACCTCAACGGGTACAGGTTTGCCGTGTCCATCTGTTACGAGATCACCTTTCCGGATCTCGTGCGGCGTCCGGTCGATAACGGCGCGCAGTTTCTGGTGAACATCACCAACGACGCCTGGTTCGGCAAAAGCGCGGCATCGTATCAACACATCAGCATGGCCGCCCTGAGGGCCGTCGAAAACCGTGTACCGATTGTGCGCGCCGCGAATACCGGGATCAGCGGCGCGGTGGACCGGCTGGGGCGCATCACCCCCACGACCGAGTTGTTCGAACGCGAGGTGCTGATCGCCAGTATTCAGCCCCGAACCGGTCCCGCCACGCTGTATTCGCGGTTTGGCGACTGGTTCTGCTACCTGTCCCTGGTAATTTCGGCGGCACTGGGCCTCACCGCCTGGCGGCGCACCCGCCCCCTGTCTAGCGTCCGGCCAACCACGCCGCCGGACGGGCCCCCAACTTGAAAATCAAAAACGGTTTTCTTGCACGGCGCATTGCCGTAAAGTAATCTGTCAACGGAGAATTCATCGATGGAAAACGAAACCCAACAGGCCACCTTTGGCGCCGGATGCTTCTGGCACGTGGAACACGCGTTCCGCCAACTGCGCGGCGTCACCCACACTTCCGTCGGCTACAGCGGCGGGCATGTGCAAAACCCCAACTACCGCATGGTGTGCACCGGCGAGACGGGTCACGCCGAAGTCGTGCGCGTGCATTACGATCCCAACGTGGTCTCTTACGAAGAACTGCTGAACGTGTTCTGGCAGGAGCACGATCCGACATCGCTCAACCGGCAGGGACCGGACGTCGGCACGCAGTACCGCTCCGCCATCTTCTACCACACGCCCGAGCAGGAGAAGATCGCGCGCGAGACGGTGGACAAGCTCAACCAGTCGGGCAAGTACAGCTCGCCCATCGTCACCGAGATCGCCGAGGCGGGGCCGTACTACCTCGCCGAAGACTACCATCAGCAGTACTTTGACAAGCGCCGCCGCTTCATGGGCGCCAACCGGGAGCAGGGGTTTTAATTTCAGTTTCGCGGGAGGTTGTCATGCAGGAAGAACACAACGAATCCAAACCGAACCGGCGCACGGTCCATTACCTGAGCAAGACGCAGATCAAAAAGGAGTGGGCGAAGCTCGACCTCGACGACCTGGAAAAACCGCCTCCCAGCGAAGAAGCCCTCACCCTTCACGAACTCTACGAAGACGACCTGTTCGGCCTCGGCAACGAATAGGCCCGCCTGGCGGGCAGGCAGA
Coding sequences within it:
- a CDS encoding ankyrin repeat domain-containing protein; protein product: MHNQIFYLIFISNLFMASFGFADGEKFILPTKSLVSGWEISGEEPIPLHEAVAMGNLKEVKKLVREGADINAVTMNMFTPLHVAVMENQYEIAKFLLTHGANVNAIGENGESLETPLHLSVGRDGNIEMAKLLLRHGGNANALNSHKATPLHHAVGLGNLDMVQLLLKGGADSNIQDIFGATSLHHAAYLFVKGYPNRLTIVNLLIKHGADINKPDYEDKVPLDIAVESEDNEMVDLLIKYGAKK
- a CDS encoding pyridoxal phosphate-dependent aminotransferase; this encodes MKFSQRIQNIKPSMTLAITAKAKAMSAQGDNVIGFGAGEPDFGTPENIKQAAIDAINNNETYYTPVGGTDKLKDAILEKFKRDNGLAYSREQIIVSCGAKHSFYNLAMVLWDKGDEVIVPAPYWVSYPEMVTVADATPVIVQTDQENDFKLTPEQLQAAITPQSRAVVINSPSNPTGSAYTRAELEALAEVALKNKLMVVSDEIYEKIVFDGFEHVSIASFSEEMRKNTVVINGASKCFAMTGWRIGYLAAEADIVKAVNKIQGQSTSNPTSIAQAACVEALTGAKTETAIASMVDAFTQRRNVLMDRYAAIDGVKCYKPVGSFYSFPDFSAYYGRTYKGKTLNGSLDIADFLLEEAKVAVVPGIAFGADANQRLSFATSLQNIEEGLDRIQKALGLL
- a CDS encoding (2Fe-2S)-binding protein, whose protein sequence is MTLKTETDWVDHFKKVCICRSITGGTIMKAIQDGALSFEALRRAIRVGTGNCKAKRCRPKIEDKLHAYKCALEVEAKRNKEKEQGGLPSADTPPNSCDGDGCNS
- the lnt gene encoding apolipoprotein N-acyltransferase encodes the protein MKVFGLAAATGVLLACSFPRMDWEFLAWGALIPLFFAVFGQTPKRAALLGFTAGMVFYGISLSWVTNTLVNYGNIPTVIAWPILFLLAGYLSAYMALFCFLTVQLSRNHPLYFIALPPFLWTALEYLRSTHLEYGFSWQGLGYSQYLNLPVLQMADLTGVYGISFLIVGVNACLFYVFHPRLRKETPWSRYRTHVSVTMFSVYALVIAYGWSVMNAHEEKPVKPLKVAMVQGNIPQQMKWDPQYKQEILNTYRELTVKAAVSGPDFIVWPEAVTPFYFLNDLEGTTAVVTLADELDTPLLFGSPRAEQQGGKWVSYNSAYLLSGDGNIKGRYDKIHLVPFGEFIPWQSVLFFLDKMVVGIGDFGRGEEAMVFNLNGYRFAVSICYEITFPDLVRRPVDNGAQFLVNITNDAWFGKSAASYQHISMAALRAVENRVPIVRAANTGISGAVDRLGRITPTTELFEREVLIASIQPRTGPATLYSRFGDWFCYLSLVISAALGLTAWRRTRPLSSVRPTTPPDGPPT
- the msrA gene encoding peptide-methionine (S)-S-oxide reductase MsrA, which translates into the protein MENETQQATFGAGCFWHVEHAFRQLRGVTHTSVGYSGGHVQNPNYRMVCTGETGHAEVVRVHYDPNVVSYEELLNVFWQEHDPTSLNRQGPDVGTQYRSAIFYHTPEQEKIARETVDKLNQSGKYSSPIVTEIAEAGPYYLAEDYHQQYFDKRRRFMGANREQGF